In Persicimonas caeni, a single window of DNA contains:
- a CDS encoding tetratricopeptide repeat protein: MRFVTKRRTRMLAGVLTACSMLCALASPAMAQQEPPAEAQPEQEIVEPTEAQLSLNDDGVRAMIEGDYAGAIAQLERSIRLGEINVTYLNLGRAYQKLGRCAKAREALEKVKTAPAVQDPPPSEVRAVADQYLAELDETCTGDDAPAGGDTSKDPSSTIEPTRIDSSPNMLGWGTALSGVALIGGGVAMHFVAESERAPVVDSNGVVTDVTQREAADIEETADTYDTIGLAMGIGGAALAGVGTYLLLTDDAEGGSGDGTTVWIGSDNIGISWTHSF; the protein is encoded by the coding sequence CCGGTGTCCTCACTGCGTGCAGCATGCTCTGCGCACTGGCCTCGCCTGCGATGGCTCAACAGGAGCCACCGGCTGAAGCGCAACCCGAGCAAGAAATCGTCGAGCCCACCGAAGCGCAATTGTCGCTCAACGATGACGGCGTGCGCGCGATGATCGAGGGCGACTACGCCGGCGCCATCGCCCAGCTCGAGCGCTCGATTCGCCTCGGCGAAATCAACGTCACCTACCTCAACCTCGGGCGGGCCTACCAGAAGCTGGGGCGCTGCGCCAAAGCGCGCGAGGCGCTCGAGAAGGTCAAGACCGCCCCCGCGGTCCAGGACCCTCCGCCGTCGGAGGTGCGCGCGGTCGCCGACCAGTACTTGGCCGAGTTGGATGAGACGTGCACGGGGGACGACGCGCCCGCCGGCGGCGACACGTCCAAAGACCCGTCGTCGACCATCGAGCCGACGCGTATCGACTCGTCCCCCAATATGCTGGGCTGGGGCACGGCGTTGTCTGGCGTCGCGCTTATCGGCGGCGGCGTGGCGATGCACTTTGTCGCCGAGTCGGAGCGCGCCCCGGTCGTCGATAGCAACGGCGTGGTCACCGACGTCACCCAGCGCGAGGCGGCCGATATCGAAGAGACCGCCGACACCTACGACACCATCGGCCTCGCCATGGGGATCGGTGGCGCCGCGCTGGCCGGTGTCGGGACCTACCTTTTGTTGACCGATGATGCCGAGGGCGGCAGCGGTGACGGCACGACCGTCTGGATCGGCTCGGACAATATCGGAATTAGCTGGACTCATTCTTTCTAG